The genomic interval CAGGAAGGTCGAGCTCAGAACGAGTGCGGCGGCGAAAGGGTTCATCGTCCTCGGGGAGGGCGCGCCCGCGGGCGGGTTGTGCTGCTGCCCATGGAAAGGGGTTCAGGCGGTTGGGGCCGGATCGCCCGGCCCCATAAGCATCGATTCGTGCGTTGGTGGAAACCCCGCCGGCCGGGAGCCACCGCTACAGCTCGATTTGGATCCGCTCATCCCCTGTGAGCTCAAAGACCTCGCAGTCGTTGGCGTAGGTGCGCTCCGGCAGGACGATCAGCACGTTGGCCGGATCGTCGTTGAGGGTGAACGGCGCGTGATGCCAGACCCCCGGCCGCAGCACGACCATCGTCCCGCGCGGCACGCGGAAGACCCGGATCTTATCCAGCGGGACGCCCGCGTCAGGCGGGGTCGCCGGCCCAACGTGGATCAGAACGTCGTTGTCCAGCGGCAGGATCCCCTCTCCCGTCGCCGTGTGATACTCCGAGACGTCGATCACCAGGTCCCGTGGCTCTACCCGACAGGTGGAGAAGGACACGGTCGGGGCGCCCCCCAGGTCTTGCTGGACCATGTCCCGGAAGAACTCGATCGGCGGGGCCCCAATCTTCTCCTGGTCT from Chloroflexota bacterium carries:
- a CDS encoding ureidoglycolate hydrolase, which gives rise to MRTVKVSELSLEAFSPFGFYANLIDPDQEKIGAPPIEFFRDMVQQDLGGAPTVSFSTCRVEPRDLVIDVSEYHTATGEGILPLDNDVLIHVGPATPPDAGVPLDKIRVFRVPRGTMVVLRPGVWHHAPFTLNDDPANVLIVLPERTYANDCEVFELTGDERIQIEL